DNA from Fibrobacter sp. UWB15:
TTTCGAAATTCGGCTTTGCACTTCGTATTGAATCGGCATACCGCCCTTTTGAAAGGCAACTTTCGATTTGGAACCGCAAAGCTAGCGGTGAACTGAAGCTTCTTTCCGCCGAAGGACTCCCCATGGAGCGCCCGAGTGACGAAGAAGATTTGATGTATGCAATTTTAACTTGGTCGGCGCTCCCTGGCGCAAGCCGTCACCATTTAGGGACCGACCTGGACGTGGTCGATGGCAATGCCTGCCCTGCCGGCTACGAGGTGGAACTCACGCCTGCAGAATGTGACGGCATGTTCCGCCCCTTCCATGAGAAATTGACCGAACTGATGGGGGCGGGGGAGTCCTTCGGCTTCCAGCGCATCTTTGTTCCCGGCCGCGGAAGAATCCTGCCCGAAAAATGGCATATCGCGCATTTGCCCACTTCCCGGAAATATTTGGAAAGTTTCTCACTGAAGAAACTTCGCGCTCTATACGAGAAAACCGATATTGCCTGCAAGTCCGCCTTGCTGGATAATCTGGAAAGCCTTGCCTACGATTATATCTATCCTTATTTTGTGTAAGACCGATGCGCTCCACCCTTTCGCAATCCTTTTCTGAATATGGCCACTCCGTTTTGGGAGCGAAACTTCGCTACATTCCTTGCAAGGGCCGTTGCCGCCTTTTGGTGATAGCCGGTATTCATGGCGAAGAACCTGAAACGACCTTCCTTTTGAGTCGTGCCATGCGCATGTTCGAAGAGCCTTTTGAATCGGTGGCCTTGGTCCTTTGCGCCAATCCCGATGGAG
Protein-coding regions in this window:
- a CDS encoding M15 family metallopeptidase, which translates into the protein MSCLMDCFGLREVDSSDFVKVDGYVVDKQILEDYNKLKGLLSKFGFALRIESAYRPFERQLSIWNRKASGELKLLSAEGLPMERPSDEEDLMYAILTWSALPGASRHHLGTDLDVVDGNACPAGYEVELTPAECDGMFRPFHEKLTELMGAGESFGFQRIFVPGRGRILPEKWHIAHLPTSRKYLESFSLKKLRALYEKTDIACKSALLDNLESLAYDYIYPYFV